The following nucleotide sequence is from Candidatus Cloacimonadota bacterium.
CTATCAGGATGTTTTTCACGACTATAAAGAACCAGTTTTCTGGATTCATTTAAATGTAGATTTTCCGTTCAATTTGAAGGGAATACTCTATTTCCCCAAATTGCGAAACGAGCCAGATTTCTTTAAGGGCGAAGTAAAACTATTCTGTAACAACGTATTTGTTGCCGACAATCTCGAAGATCTTATTCCAGAGTTCTTACTGTTGTTAAAGGGTGGAATAGACATTCCCGATATTCCCTTAAATGTTTCGCGTAGCTTTCTGCAAAACGATACGCAAGTGCAAAAGATATCCAAATACATCATTAAAAAAGTAGCCGATCATTTTCAAGCTACCTATAAAGAAGATCGAAAGAAATTTGAAGAATACTGGGAAGACATCAATACTTTCATCAAATTTGGCATGCTGAAAGAAGATGATTTTTTTGATGCCATGAAAGATATTGCTATCTTCAAATCCGCCTCTGGCGATTACTTAACTATTGAAGAATACAAACAACGCAATGCCGCTCAACAAGAAGAAGGAAATACCAGAATTTGGTACGCAGCGGGTGAAGACACTCAGGTAAGCTATTTGAATTTGATGAAGGAACAGGGGATTGAGGTAATATTCCAAAACTCTCCCTTGGATATTCATCTTTTCCAAAAACTGGAAGGAAAAATCGAAAAAGTGGAATTCATCCGCGTTGATAGTGAAGTGAACGATCTTTTAGTGAATAAAGAAGAAAGCAGTTTTAACAAAGAAGATGAAGATCGCCTTCAAAAGCTATTCTACAAGGCTTTGGGGCAGAATTTAGAAGCATCCTTCAGCAAGGAAAGCCTTAAAGAGTTTTTCAAAAAACATAGCAAGGCGGCGGAGATTCTTAGTCCCTATCAAATTCAAAAAGATGAACAAACAATCTTCAATTTATTGGAATTGCCACCTAATATCGTAAAAGATCTGGGCGAAGAAGCAATGCAAGAGCTTCAGAATCATGCCTTCTCGGAATTGAAGGTAGAAGTAAAAAACCTCAAAACAAAAGAGATTCCCGGCATGATTGTCTTTAGCGAATTTATGCGCCGCTGGCACGATATGGATCTTGCTTCCAGAATGGGTGGCAACAGCGATATGCTAAAGCATCACAGCCTGGTAGTAAATACTCAAAACCCAGTAATACAAAAGATATTAAAGCTGGACAAGAAGGGCAAAGAAGAAGAAGTTAACACTCTTTGTGGCTACATCCACGATCTTTCTTTACTGGAGCAGAAAGCATTTAACGGAGATGAGCTAAAAGCTTTTATTACTAAGGCAAATAAAGTACTCTCCTATTTATAAAAACAGCACTAATAGCAAAAGCCCCGATATGATATCGGGGCTTATTTATATAACTTTACTTTTACAGTAGTTCGATAACGAGGAATTTTTGCTTGCGGAAATTCTCTTTGTCGGTTACCGTTAGCACATAT
It contains:
- the htpG gene encoding molecular chaperone HtpG, with amino-acid sequence MATKKRETGSLSIHTENIFPIIKKWLYSQHDIFLRELVSNAVDAIAKRKYADPDFKAEDMKIEIKLDKSKKTLQVIDTGIGMTDEEIRKYINQIAFSGAEEFVNKFKDVQANIIGHFGLGFYSSFMVAEKVTIDSLSISEGSKAAYWECDGSTQYSMSDGKRKDVGTTITLYFNEDSKDYAEVSKIREILERYCNFMPVPIMFEGKQINQLEALWNRKPADVSKEEYIKFYQDVFHDYKEPVFWIHLNVDFPFNLKGILYFPKLRNEPDFFKGEVKLFCNNVFVADNLEDLIPEFLLLLKGGIDIPDIPLNVSRSFLQNDTQVQKISKYIIKKVADHFQATYKEDRKKFEEYWEDINTFIKFGMLKEDDFFDAMKDIAIFKSASGDYLTIEEYKQRNAAQQEEGNTRIWYAAGEDTQVSYLNLMKEQGIEVIFQNSPLDIHLFQKLEGKIEKVEFIRVDSEVNDLLVNKEESSFNKEDEDRLQKLFYKALGQNLEASFSKESLKEFFKKHSKAAEILSPYQIQKDEQTIFNLLELPPNIVKDLGEEAMQELQNHAFSELKVEVKNLKTKEIPGMIVFSEFMRRWHDMDLASRMGGNSDMLKHHSLVVNTQNPVIQKILKLDKKGKEEEVNTLCGYIHDLSLLEQKAFNGDELKAFITKANKVLSYL